One genomic region from Natrinema caseinilyticum encodes:
- a CDS encoding M23 family metallopeptidase: MGDTGRSTAPHLHFTIERNRTHQPIPGGDGRTVGAGEAIPEAYAGL, encoded by the coding sequence ATGGGAGATACCGGACGGTCGACCGCACCGCACCTGCACTTTACCATCGAGCGAAATCGGACGCACCAGCCGATTCCCGGCGGTGACGGACGGACCGTCGGTGCGGGCGAGGCGATCCCGGAAGCGTACGCCGGACTCTGA